From one Pseudactinotalea sp. HY158 genomic stretch:
- a CDS encoding CueP family metal-binding protein: MTTRPHPGAPGRRSPLAAALATVLTVAVLTVLSACTPTDDRPEPARGGEQASSTGSATAEGILAEYDLAGLDGRELVDRLEATPITERPTGLIASVRSDAVLVTGADGREAAVPLPADEFYVSIAPFVDQTHECYFHSLTTCLGELSGEEFDVQVLADDGSVVLAETASTNDNGFLGLWLPRDLAGTLTVTQGERTATVPLATGADDPTCLTTVHLT; encoded by the coding sequence ATGACGACACGACCCCACCCCGGCGCGCCCGGGCGGCGCTCCCCGCTCGCCGCCGCACTCGCCACCGTTCTCACCGTCGCCGTGCTCACGGTGCTGTCCGCGTGTACCCCGACCGATGACCGGCCGGAACCTGCGCGGGGAGGCGAGCAGGCGTCGTCCACAGGCTCGGCGACAGCCGAGGGGATCCTCGCCGAATACGACCTCGCCGGCCTCGACGGACGCGAGCTCGTGGACCGGCTCGAGGCGACCCCGATCACCGAACGCCCCACCGGGCTCATCGCCTCGGTGCGATCCGACGCCGTGCTCGTCACCGGGGCCGACGGCCGCGAGGCCGCCGTGCCGCTGCCCGCCGACGAGTTCTACGTGTCGATCGCGCCGTTCGTGGACCAGACCCACGAGTGCTACTTCCACAGCCTGACCACCTGCCTCGGGGAACTCTCCGGGGAGGAGTTCGACGTGCAGGTGCTCGCGGACGACGGCAGCGTCGTGCTCGCCGAGACCGCGAGCACGAACGACAACGGCTTCCTCGGGCTGTGGCTCCCGCGCGACCTCGCCGGAACCCTGACCGTGACGCAGGGGGAGCGCACCGCCACGGTTCCGCTCGCCACCGGCGCCGACGACCCGACCTGCCTCACCACCGTCCACCTCACCTGA
- the rdgB gene encoding RdgB/HAM1 family non-canonical purine NTP pyrophosphatase, with the protein MSAARLVLATHNPGKLTELRAILAGVLAADEITSAAELGTPDVKETGVTFAENALIKARALARATGLVAVADDSGLAVDVLGGAPGIFSARWAGRHGDDRANLELLLAQLADIAPGHRQAAFVCAAALVTPDGHEHVEHGYLAGTLTTEPRGDGGFGYDPILMPTGRDVTTAEIPAEEKNAISHRGQAFRALTPHIGRALGHDHRPSGSAGGPARV; encoded by the coding sequence ATGAGCGCTGCCCGGCTCGTGCTCGCAACCCACAATCCGGGCAAGCTGACCGAGCTGCGGGCGATCCTCGCGGGCGTGCTCGCGGCCGACGAGATCACCTCCGCGGCGGAGCTCGGAACGCCCGACGTCAAGGAGACCGGGGTGACGTTCGCCGAGAACGCCCTGATCAAGGCCCGCGCCCTCGCCCGCGCCACCGGGCTCGTGGCCGTGGCGGACGACTCCGGCCTCGCCGTCGACGTGCTTGGCGGCGCACCCGGCATCTTCTCCGCCCGCTGGGCCGGCCGCCACGGCGACGACCGCGCGAACCTCGAACTGCTGCTCGCCCAACTCGCCGACATCGCCCCCGGCCACCGCCAGGCGGCGTTCGTCTGCGCCGCCGCCCTCGTGACCCCGGACGGCCACGAACACGTCGAGCACGGCTACCTCGCGGGCACGCTCACCACCGAGCCCCGGGGCGACGGCGGCTTCGGCTACGACCCGATCCTCATGCCGACCGGCCGCGACGTGACCACCGCCGAGATCCCCGCCGAGGAGAAGAACGCCATCTCCCACCGCGGCCAGGCCTTCCGCGCACTCACGCCGCACATCGGCCGCGCCCTGGGGCATGACCATCGTCCCAGCGGGTCCGCGGGCGGGCCTGCCAGAGTATGA
- the rph gene encoding ribonuclease PH has product MSSMTRADGRRPDELRSVTFQRGWSDHAEGSVLVQFGGTRVLCTASFTAEVPRWRKGSGLGWVTAEYAMLPRATTTRSSRESVKGKIGGRTHEISRLIGRSLRAIIDLAALGENTIVLDCDVLQADGGTRTAAITGAYVALADAVAHGQRTGDIAASATVLTDSVAAVSVGIIDGTPMLDLPYVEDVRADTDMNVVVTGSGSFVEVQGTAEGVPFHRAELDSLLDLALAGTASLTELQHRALAADLPGRTAPAPIAAAPTGTGA; this is encoded by the coding sequence ATGAGTTCGATGACCCGCGCCGATGGGCGCCGCCCCGATGAACTGCGATCCGTGACGTTCCAGCGGGGGTGGTCCGACCACGCCGAGGGCTCGGTGCTCGTGCAATTCGGCGGCACCCGGGTGCTGTGCACCGCCTCGTTCACGGCCGAGGTGCCGCGCTGGCGCAAGGGGTCCGGTCTCGGCTGGGTCACCGCCGAGTACGCCATGCTGCCCCGGGCCACGACCACCCGCTCGTCCCGGGAATCGGTCAAGGGCAAGATCGGCGGCCGCACCCACGAGATCTCCCGGCTCATCGGCCGCTCCCTGCGCGCGATCATCGACCTGGCCGCCCTCGGGGAGAACACGATCGTGCTCGACTGCGACGTGCTCCAGGCCGACGGCGGCACCCGCACCGCCGCGATCACCGGTGCCTACGTGGCGCTGGCCGACGCCGTGGCCCACGGCCAGCGGACCGGCGACATCGCCGCCTCCGCGACCGTGCTCACCGACTCCGTGGCCGCCGTGTCGGTCGGGATCATCGACGGCACCCCCATGCTCGACCTGCCCTACGTCGAGGACGTCCGCGCCGACACCGACATGAACGTCGTGGTCACGGGCTCGGGCTCCTTCGTCGAGGTGCAGGGCACCGCCGAGGGCGTGCCCTTCCACCGCGCCGAACTCGACTCCCTCCTCGACCTCGCCCTCGCCGGCACGGCGAGCCTGACCGAGCTGCAGCACCGGGCCCTCGCCGCCGACCTGCCCGGCCGCACCGCCCCCGCCCCGATCGCCGCCGCGCCGACCGGGACCGGCGCATGA
- a CDS encoding phosphoenolpyruvate carboxylase, protein MTIDSSDTPAHGIASGSRSGAVEEMPDELRHDVRLLGDLLGRVLTEAGGADLLADVERLRELTIRAYAAPGSEAFEQAEALVEAFTLDRAEEVARAFLCYFHLVNLAEEAHRVRVLRSREDAVAASPEDSLAGTIAYLRETYGEEAARARIAELEFRPVLTAHPTEARRRAINASIRRITDLLAGRGDTRLGASALAANERSLLTEIDTLWRTSPLRLDKPTPLDEVRTAMGVFEATLFRTLPQVYRRFDDLLGGTDPHAPLAPAFVRLGSWIGADRDGNPNVTAPITRAAAGIASEHILSALTAATREVAVLLTLDATTTAPSPELTKLWNTQRSLAVEVADEIAAGAPEEPHRQVMGMVAERLAATRARDADLAYPSPEALLADLRTVQDSLVTAGEVRRGYGELQDLIWQVETFGFHLAEFEVRQHSEVHRRTLADLAAVAENGGELSDMSKEVLDTFRAIGSVQRRHGERAAHRYIISFATCADDVGCVFALAEAAFGSPEDVPALDVIPLFETFDDLHAAPGVLDDMLALEPYRARLEATGRRVEVMLGYSDSSKDVGPVSATLALYEAQEKIAAWARRNDIELTLFHGRGGALGRGGGPANRAVLAQPPGSVDGRFKLTEQGEVISARYGDPVIATRHIEQVAAATLMQGTEAISQRNDDAAHTFAGLAGRLDEISRARFYDLVHSEGFAPWFATVTPQEEVGWLPIGSRPARRGLSVESLEDLRAIPWVFAWTQARINLTGWFGLGAALAGVGDLAELQRAYAEWPLFATMIDNVEMSLAKTDTRIAKRYLALGDREDLATMVLEEMALTRDWIVQITGQERLLAGHRVLGRAVQLRSPYVDALSLIQLRALRGLRSTDGSDESADKQNRRLMLISVNGVAAGVQNTG, encoded by the coding sequence ATGACGATCGACTCATCCGATACCCCGGCTCACGGCATCGCATCCGGATCACGATCCGGCGCGGTCGAGGAGATGCCCGATGAACTGCGTCACGACGTTCGGCTGCTGGGCGACCTGCTCGGCCGGGTGCTCACCGAGGCCGGCGGCGCCGATCTCCTCGCCGACGTCGAGCGCCTGCGGGAGCTGACCATCCGGGCCTACGCCGCGCCGGGATCCGAGGCGTTCGAGCAGGCCGAAGCGCTCGTCGAGGCGTTCACGCTCGACCGGGCCGAGGAGGTCGCCCGCGCGTTCCTGTGCTACTTCCACCTCGTCAACCTCGCCGAGGAGGCCCACCGCGTGCGCGTGCTGCGCAGCCGTGAGGACGCCGTCGCGGCCAGTCCCGAGGACTCCCTCGCCGGCACGATCGCGTACCTGCGCGAGACCTACGGTGAGGAGGCCGCCCGCGCGCGGATCGCCGAGCTCGAGTTCCGGCCCGTGCTCACGGCCCACCCGACCGAGGCCCGCCGCCGCGCGATCAACGCCTCGATCCGGCGCATCACCGACCTGCTCGCCGGCCGCGGCGACACCCGCCTGGGCGCCTCCGCGCTCGCGGCGAACGAGCGCTCGCTGCTGACCGAGATCGACACCCTGTGGCGCACCTCGCCGCTGCGGCTCGACAAGCCGACCCCGCTCGACGAGGTGCGCACGGCGATGGGCGTCTTCGAGGCGACCCTGTTCCGCACGCTCCCGCAGGTGTATCGGCGCTTCGACGACCTGCTCGGCGGCACCGACCCGCACGCGCCGCTCGCCCCCGCGTTCGTGCGGCTCGGCTCCTGGATCGGCGCGGACCGCGACGGCAATCCGAACGTCACGGCCCCGATCACCCGGGCCGCGGCGGGCATCGCGAGCGAGCACATCCTGTCCGCGCTCACGGCCGCGACCCGCGAGGTCGCCGTCCTGCTCACCCTCGACGCGACGACCACTGCGCCTTCGCCGGAGCTGACGAAGCTGTGGAACACCCAGCGCTCCCTCGCGGTCGAGGTGGCCGACGAGATCGCCGCGGGCGCCCCCGAGGAGCCCCATCGCCAGGTCATGGGGATGGTGGCCGAGCGGCTCGCGGCCACCCGCGCCCGCGACGCCGACCTCGCCTACCCCTCCCCGGAGGCGCTGCTCGCGGACCTGCGCACGGTGCAGGATTCGCTCGTGACCGCCGGCGAGGTCCGCCGCGGCTACGGCGAGCTGCAGGATCTCATCTGGCAGGTGGAGACCTTCGGCTTCCACCTCGCCGAGTTCGAGGTGCGTCAGCATTCCGAGGTGCACCGGCGCACGCTCGCCGACCTCGCGGCGGTGGCCGAGAACGGCGGCGAGCTCTCGGACATGTCCAAGGAGGTGCTCGACACCTTCCGCGCGATCGGCTCGGTCCAGCGCCGCCACGGCGAGCGGGCCGCGCACCGCTACATCATCTCGTTCGCCACGTGTGCGGACGACGTCGGATGCGTCTTCGCGCTCGCGGAGGCCGCGTTCGGCTCGCCCGAGGACGTGCCCGCACTCGATGTCATCCCCCTCTTCGAGACCTTCGACGACCTGCACGCGGCCCCGGGCGTGCTCGACGACATGCTCGCCCTCGAGCCCTACCGTGCCCGGCTCGAGGCGACGGGCCGGCGGGTCGAGGTGATGCTCGGCTACTCCGACTCCTCCAAGGACGTGGGGCCGGTCTCGGCGACCCTCGCCCTGTACGAGGCGCAGGAGAAGATCGCCGCCTGGGCGCGGCGCAACGACATCGAGCTCACCCTGTTCCACGGCCGCGGCGGGGCGCTGGGGCGTGGGGGCGGCCCCGCGAACCGGGCCGTGCTCGCGCAGCCACCGGGCTCGGTCGACGGCCGGTTCAAGCTGACGGAGCAGGGGGAGGTCATCTCCGCCCGCTACGGCGACCCGGTCATCGCCACCCGGCACATCGAGCAGGTCGCCGCGGCCACCCTCATGCAGGGCACCGAGGCGATCTCCCAGCGCAACGACGACGCCGCCCACACCTTCGCGGGCCTGGCCGGTCGCCTCGACGAGATCTCCCGGGCGCGGTTCTACGATCTCGTGCACTCCGAGGGCTTCGCGCCGTGGTTCGCCACCGTGACCCCGCAGGAGGAGGTGGGGTGGCTGCCGATCGGCTCCCGCCCGGCCCGTCGCGGGCTGAGCGTGGAATCCCTCGAGGACCTGCGGGCGATCCCGTGGGTGTTCGCCTGGACCCAGGCGCGCATCAACCTGACGGGCTGGTTCGGGCTGGGCGCCGCGCTCGCGGGCGTCGGCGACCTGGCGGAGCTCCAGCGGGCCTATGCCGAGTGGCCGCTGTTCGCCACGATGATCGACAACGTCGAGATGTCGCTGGCCAAGACCGACACCCGGATCGCCAAGCGCTATCTCGCCCTCGGTGACCGGGAGGACCTGGCCACGATGGTGCTCGAGGAGATGGCCCTCACCCGGGACTGGATCGTGCAGATCACCGGCCAGGAGCGGCTGCTGGCCGGGCACCGGGTGCTCGGCCGGGCGGTGCAGCTGCGCAGCCCCTACGTCGACGCCCTGAGCCTCATCCAGCTGCGCGCACTGCGCGGGCTGCGCTCGACCGACGGCTCCGACGAGAGCGCCGATAAGCAGAACCGCCGACTCATGCTCATCTCCGTCAACGGCGTGGCCGCCGGGGTGCAGAACACCGGGTAG
- a CDS encoding metallophosphoesterase, with the protein MRFVATADWQLGMAANFLEDDARPRFHQARLDAVRAIAAIAREHEAAFVVVGGDVFESNQLDRAIVARACEALAEFTVPVVLVPGNHDPLDAASLYDSAAFASRVPPHVRVLRDSEPVEVVPGVEVVGAPWFSKRPLTDLVAGAYGPLGPAPAGTTRVLVGHGAVSTLEPDQESAAVIDVPGLEAAIAEGRVHAAILGDRHSATEVATGIWYPGTPEVTARREVDPGHVLVVEVDESDRSVAVTRVRTGRWAFATIVADLLDEADVEELAATLAALPDKERTAAWIKASGSLSTRAKARLDQVLDEARDLFARLDHWWRHYDLAVVPEQAEFTGLGLTGFAEAAVGELVASARGDHEEAAVAQDALARLYQYTQALR; encoded by the coding sequence ATGCGTTTCGTAGCGACCGCGGACTGGCAGCTGGGCATGGCCGCGAACTTCCTCGAGGACGACGCCCGCCCGCGTTTTCATCAGGCTCGCCTCGACGCCGTGCGTGCGATCGCGGCGATCGCCCGGGAGCACGAGGCCGCGTTCGTCGTGGTCGGCGGGGACGTGTTCGAGTCGAATCAGCTCGACCGGGCGATCGTGGCGCGGGCGTGCGAGGCGCTGGCGGAGTTCACGGTGCCGGTCGTGCTCGTGCCGGGCAACCACGATCCGCTCGATGCCGCGAGCCTGTACGACTCGGCGGCGTTCGCGAGCCGGGTGCCGCCGCACGTGCGCGTGCTGCGGGATTCGGAGCCGGTCGAGGTGGTCCCGGGCGTCGAGGTCGTGGGCGCGCCGTGGTTCTCCAAGCGGCCACTGACGGATCTGGTGGCCGGCGCCTACGGGCCGCTCGGGCCCGCGCCCGCGGGCACGACCCGGGTGCTCGTGGGGCACGGCGCGGTGAGCACCCTCGAGCCGGATCAGGAGTCGGCGGCCGTGATCGACGTGCCCGGGCTCGAGGCCGCGATCGCGGAGGGGCGCGTGCACGCGGCGATCCTCGGCGACCGGCACTCCGCGACCGAGGTCGCCACCGGAATCTGGTATCCGGGCACCCCGGAGGTCACGGCCCGCCGGGAGGTCGACCCGGGCCACGTGCTCGTGGTCGAGGTGGACGAATCGGATCGGTCGGTCGCCGTGACCCGGGTGCGCACGGGCCGGTGGGCCTTCGCCACGATCGTGGCCGACCTCCTCGACGAGGCCGATGTGGAGGAGCTCGCCGCGACGCTGGCCGCGCTGCCCGACAAGGAGCGCACGGCCGCCTGGATCAAGGCGAGCGGATCGCTCTCGACCCGGGCGAAGGCCCGGCTGGATCAGGTGCTCGACGAGGCCCGGGACCTGTTCGCCCGGCTCGATCACTGGTGGCGGCACTACGACCTGGCGGTCGTGCCCGAGCAGGCCGAGTTCACCGGGCTGGGGCTCACGGGCTTCGCCGAGGCCGCGGTGGGCGAGTTGGTCGCCTCCGCCCGCGGTGACCACGAGGAGGCCGCCGTCGCCCAGGACGCCCTGGCCCGCCTCTACCAGTACACGCAGGCGCTCCGATGA
- a CDS encoding AAA family ATPase, which produces MRLERVRLRNFRGVSESVVDLSPGVTIVSGPNEVGKSSVREAIRLLREVKHSSKSQAVKSVQPVGRDVGPEVEVHLSSGGYRMRYAKRWIRDAFTELEVSAPRHEQLSGDQAHDRFGQILAETVDLDLLSALDVAQGMSLERPQLAEIGALHAALDRTAAGAGHEAGEPGLDGAGHDGLLERIEAEYRRFFTSTGRPTGEYREIGARLPGLESAAADLREQSRVMDRRTSDHERESALLIDDQERIGRAGARLETWRARDRALEQLRERAEERDRDLAGAELARTEAAAAREAREELISALARRTDHLAAIRLEATDLAETARPAGERLGEARERARVAGTNLEEGRGRAARATKALERAQDSTALIELRRRLDRAREADGHRLTAVATLEGGPRVDASTLAGLTDLATRVTLARRAREAAAARVLVQPLGEVSVLVNGAAIDAPETRHATDAVTVEAAGVLRVEIHPGAGPADLEGDLTRAEESLREALAGAGVASLAQARRVAEEQTEALTARDRAVSTLTALLDGQSIPELAERAATLEARVGVLSEDPDASVDELRTAAAEAEEAAARAERANTEAQRALEAAQAASREAETALMRAQVAVEQQGEEHRVEQERLDRARSTLTDEAVALGVESAAAALDRAVRAAAAARAELVGADADRVELELTNADAALVSARERLAGTRERLVGVRALLEESAQAGIYDRLAAAEAELGAARAAHERLDRSARAIRLLRETIHRHRDEAHRKYVAPFRDAIDRLGRLVFGPEFGVQIDENLQIVSRTLGGDTVPFDSLSAGASEQLALLGRLACAQLIDADEGAPVILDDTLGFADAQRLEALNLVLATVGRQAQVVLFTCQEDRFTGVGGATTVRLPTL; this is translated from the coding sequence ATGAGGCTCGAGCGGGTGCGGCTGCGCAACTTCCGCGGCGTGTCGGAGTCCGTCGTCGACCTCTCCCCCGGGGTCACGATCGTCTCCGGACCGAACGAGGTGGGCAAGTCCTCGGTGCGGGAGGCGATCCGGCTGCTGCGGGAGGTCAAGCACTCCTCGAAGAGTCAGGCCGTCAAGTCGGTGCAGCCGGTGGGCCGGGACGTCGGCCCCGAGGTGGAGGTGCACCTGAGCAGCGGCGGGTACCGGATGAGGTACGCGAAGCGGTGGATCCGGGATGCCTTCACCGAGCTCGAGGTGAGCGCACCCCGGCACGAGCAGTTGAGCGGGGATCAGGCCCACGACCGGTTCGGGCAGATCCTGGCCGAGACCGTGGATCTGGACCTGCTCTCGGCGCTCGACGTGGCCCAGGGGATGTCCCTCGAGCGCCCGCAGCTGGCCGAGATCGGCGCCCTCCACGCCGCGCTCGATCGCACGGCGGCGGGCGCCGGGCACGAGGCAGGCGAGCCCGGGCTGGACGGCGCGGGACACGACGGGCTGCTCGAGCGGATCGAGGCGGAGTACAGGCGGTTCTTCACCTCGACGGGCAGGCCCACCGGCGAGTACCGGGAGATCGGCGCGAGGCTGCCGGGCCTCGAGTCGGCGGCGGCCGACCTGCGCGAGCAGAGTCGCGTCATGGACCGACGCACGAGCGATCACGAGCGTGAATCGGCCCTGCTCATCGACGACCAGGAACGGATCGGCCGGGCCGGCGCCCGGCTGGAGACGTGGCGGGCCCGGGATCGGGCGCTCGAGCAGCTGCGGGAACGCGCGGAGGAACGCGACCGGGACCTGGCCGGGGCCGAGCTTGCGCGCACCGAGGCGGCCGCTGCCCGGGAGGCGCGCGAGGAGCTGATCTCTGCGCTGGCCCGTCGCACCGACCACCTGGCCGCGATCCGGCTGGAGGCGACCGACCTGGCCGAGACGGCCCGGCCGGCAGGTGAGCGACTCGGCGAGGCCCGGGAGCGCGCCCGGGTGGCGGGCACGAACCTCGAGGAGGGCCGCGGTCGCGCGGCCCGGGCGACCAAGGCACTCGAACGAGCGCAGGACTCCACGGCGCTGATCGAGCTCCGGCGGCGGCTCGACCGGGCCCGCGAGGCGGACGGGCATCGACTCACCGCGGTGGCCACGCTCGAGGGTGGGCCGCGGGTCGACGCCTCGACCCTTGCGGGATTGACCGATCTGGCCACCCGGGTGACCCTGGCTCGGCGGGCCCGGGAGGCCGCGGCGGCCCGGGTGCTCGTGCAGCCTCTCGGTGAGGTGTCCGTGCTCGTGAACGGCGCCGCGATCGATGCCCCCGAGACCCGGCATGCCACCGACGCCGTGACGGTCGAGGCCGCCGGCGTGCTGCGGGTGGAGATCCACCCCGGAGCGGGGCCGGCCGATCTCGAAGGGGACCTCACCCGGGCCGAGGAGTCACTGCGTGAGGCGCTCGCCGGCGCCGGCGTCGCCTCCCTGGCGCAGGCGCGCCGAGTGGCCGAGGAGCAGACCGAGGCGCTCACCGCCCGGGACCGGGCGGTGAGCACCCTGACGGCACTGCTCGACGGGCAGAGCATCCCCGAGCTCGCCGAACGGGCGGCGACTCTCGAGGCGCGAGTCGGGGTGCTGTCCGAGGATCCGGACGCCTCCGTCGACGAACTACGCACCGCGGCGGCCGAGGCCGAGGAGGCGGCCGCCCGCGCCGAGCGCGCGAACACCGAGGCGCAGCGGGCGCTCGAGGCGGCCCAGGCCGCGAGCCGGGAGGCCGAGACCGCCCTCATGCGCGCGCAGGTCGCCGTGGAGCAGCAGGGCGAGGAGCACCGCGTGGAGCAGGAGCGGCTCGACCGCGCCCGGTCCACGCTGACGGACGAGGCCGTGGCCCTCGGGGTGGAGTCCGCGGCCGCGGCGCTGGACCGGGCCGTCCGAGCGGCTGCGGCCGCCCGGGCGGAGCTCGTCGGCGCCGACGCCGACCGCGTCGAACTCGAGCTGACGAACGCCGACGCGGCACTGGTCTCGGCGCGTGAGCGGCTGGCGGGCACGCGGGAGCGACTCGTCGGAGTGCGTGCCCTGCTCGAGGAGAGCGCCCAGGCCGGGATCTACGACAGGCTCGCGGCCGCCGAGGCCGAGCTCGGGGCGGCACGCGCCGCCCACGAGCGACTGGACCGGTCCGCCCGGGCGATCCGGCTCCTCCGCGAGACGATCCATCGCCACCGCGACGAGGCCCACCGCAAGTACGTGGCACCGTTCCGGGACGCGATCGACCGGCTCGGCCGGCTCGTGTTCGGGCCGGAGTTCGGCGTGCAGATCGACGAGAACCTGCAGATCGTCTCCCGCACCCTCGGCGGCGACACCGTGCCCTTCGACTCGCTCTCGGCCGGTGCCAGCGAACAGCTCGCCCTCCTGGGCCGGCTCGCGTGCGCCCAGCTGATCGACGCCGACGAGGGCGCCCCGGTCATCCTCGACGACACCCTCGGCTTCGCCGACGCCCAGCGGCTCGAGGCCCTCAACCTCGTGCTCGCCACGGTCGGACGCCAGGCCCAGGTCGTGCTCTTCACCTGCCAGGAGGACCGCTTCACCGGCGTCGGCGGCGCGACCACGGTGCGCCTGCCCACGCTCTGA
- the sigK gene encoding ECF RNA polymerase sigma factor SigK: MSSLTDVHASHLAVLMRRVGRGDQQAFAEVYDALSPMVHGTALRVVRDPDLSAEITQEVMIDVWRHAPDFDEDRGSVPAWVATIAHRRAIDRVRAVSSQRARDEFVGVRDQQVPFDAVSQHVEDDDERRRVRRCLDTLTDLQRQAIDRAYYGGRTYRQVAAETGVALPTIKSRMRDGLMALKRCLEVGS; this comes from the coding sequence GTGTCCTCCCTGACCGACGTCCACGCATCGCACCTGGCGGTGCTCATGCGACGCGTCGGCCGCGGCGACCAGCAGGCCTTCGCCGAGGTCTACGACGCGCTCTCACCGATGGTGCACGGCACCGCGCTGCGGGTCGTGCGCGACCCCGATCTGTCGGCAGAGATCACCCAGGAAGTGATGATCGACGTGTGGCGCCACGCCCCCGACTTCGACGAGGACCGCGGCAGCGTGCCCGCCTGGGTCGCCACGATCGCCCACCGGCGCGCGATCGACCGGGTCCGCGCCGTCTCCTCCCAACGCGCCCGGGACGAGTTCGTCGGCGTCCGCGACCAGCAGGTCCCGTTCGACGCCGTGTCCCAGCACGTCGAGGACGACGACGAGCGCCGGCGCGTGCGCCGCTGTCTCGACACGCTCACCGACCTGCAGCGCCAGGCGATCGACCGGGCCTACTACGGCGGGCGCACATACCGGCAGGTCGCCGCGGAGACGGGCGTCGCCCTGCCGACGATCAAGTCCCGGATGAGGGACGGGCTCATGGCCCTGAAACGCTGCCTGGAGGTGGGCTCGTGA
- a CDS encoding MBL fold metallo-hydrolase: MKLTVVGCSGSVSGPESASSCYLLQAEDRGTITSVVLDLGSGAFGQLLRFVDPGTLDGVLLSHLHADHVVDTAALEVHLKYAPTGPYAPMRVFGPEGTSERLAQIAGDDGAESPFRVEAWRPGERVRLGSLTIEPFPVLHPVPAFALRITGPGERAGTTRVLTFTGDTDLCEGVSRAADGADLLLAEAAFEEGRDHVRGIHLTGRRAGELASGSGARRLVLTHIPPWTNPATVRAEACTTFSGPVDLAAPGACWSL; encoded by the coding sequence ATGAAGCTCACCGTCGTCGGCTGCTCCGGATCGGTCTCCGGGCCGGAGTCCGCCTCCTCCTGCTACCTCCTCCAGGCCGAGGACCGGGGAACGATCACCTCGGTCGTGCTCGACCTCGGCTCGGGCGCGTTCGGCCAGCTCCTGCGCTTCGTCGACCCCGGCACGCTCGACGGCGTGCTGCTCTCCCACCTGCACGCCGACCACGTGGTCGACACCGCCGCGCTCGAGGTGCACCTGAAGTACGCCCCGACCGGCCCCTACGCGCCGATGCGGGTGTTCGGCCCGGAGGGCACGTCCGAGCGGCTCGCGCAGATCGCGGGCGACGACGGCGCCGAGTCCCCCTTCCGGGTCGAGGCGTGGCGGCCGGGGGAGCGGGTGCGGCTCGGCTCGCTCACGATCGAACCGTTCCCCGTGCTGCACCCGGTGCCGGCGTTCGCGCTGCGCATCACCGGCCCGGGGGAGCGGGCCGGCACCACGCGCGTGCTGACCTTCACCGGCGACACGGACCTGTGCGAGGGCGTGAGCCGGGCGGCAGACGGGGCCGACCTGCTGCTGGCCGAGGCCGCGTTCGAGGAGGGTCGCGATCACGTGCGCGGCATCCACCTGACCGGTCGGCGCGCCGGGGAGCTGGCGAGCGGGTCCGGCGCGAGGCGACTCGTGCTCACCCACATCCCGCCGTGGACGAATCCGGCGACGGTCCGGGCCGAGGCCTGCACCACGTTCTCCGGGCCGGTCGACCTGGCCGCACCGGGGGCGTGCTGGTCGCTGTAA
- the murI gene encoding glutamate racemase: protein MFDSGVGGLTVARAVIDQLPNESIYYIGDTANAPYGPLPIATVRAHALAIMDRLVAAGVKMLVIACNSASAAVLRDARERYTIGRGVPVVEVIQPAVRRAVAATRSGRVGVIGTRATVDSRAYEDAFAAAPHLHLTTNAAPRFVEFVERGLTSGPEVLAAAREYLAPVMAADVDTLVLGCTHYPLLTGAISYVTGEAVTLVSSAEETAKDVYRTLVAHGLERRESSPPEYTFLSTGDPAAFDRLARRFLGPDVGAESALAVTGEIPIIREAP from the coding sequence ATGTTCGATTCCGGGGTGGGCGGACTGACCGTGGCCCGCGCCGTGATCGACCAATTGCCGAACGAGTCGATCTACTACATCGGCGACACCGCGAACGCCCCGTACGGCCCGCTGCCGATCGCGACCGTGCGCGCCCACGCCCTCGCGATCATGGACCGGCTCGTGGCCGCCGGCGTGAAGATGCTCGTCATCGCCTGCAACTCCGCCTCCGCCGCCGTCCTGCGCGACGCCCGCGAACGGTACACGATCGGCCGGGGCGTGCCCGTGGTCGAGGTGATCCAGCCGGCCGTGCGCCGGGCCGTGGCCGCCACCCGCAGCGGCCGGGTCGGGGTGATCGGCACCCGCGCCACCGTGGACTCGCGGGCGTACGAGGACGCCTTCGCCGCCGCGCCCCACCTGCACCTCACCACGAACGCCGCCCCGCGGTTCGTCGAGTTCGTGGAGCGCGGGCTCACCTCCGGCCCGGAGGTCCTGGCCGCGGCGCGCGAGTACCTCGCCCCGGTCATGGCGGCCGACGTCGACACCCTCGTGCTCGGCTGCACCCACTACCCGCTCCTGACCGGCGCGATCTCGTACGTGACCGGTGAGGCCGTCACGCTCGTGTCGTCGGCCGAGGAGACGGCCAAGGATGTCTACCGCACGCTCGTGGCCCACGGTTTGGAGCGGCGCGAGTCGTCCCCGCCGGAGTACACCTTCCTGTCGACCGGTGACCCGGCGGCCTTCGACCGGCTCGCCCGGCGTTTCCTCGGCCCCGATGTGGGGGCGGAGAGCGCGCTGGCCGTCACCGGTGAGATCCCGATCATTCGAGAGGCCCCATGA